Proteins encoded by one window of Lepeophtheirus salmonis chromosome 10, UVic_Lsal_1.4, whole genome shotgun sequence:
- the LOC139906467 gene encoding uncharacterized protein — translation MGNNTFQAQVWIEKYYPDSAQTKTTIKRCFADFKRGRTDTNDTESSGRPNQGVIPEAKIIMDNHKVKMQEIGYTLKLSKGSVYTITNKDFGMENMFSKWFPRLLTPEQNQQP, via the coding sequence ATGGGgaataacacttttcaagcccaAGTttggattgaaaaatattatccagACTCTGCCCAAACAAAAACAACTATCAAACGATGTTTTGCCGATTTCAAACGTGGTCGTACGGACACCAATGATACTGAAAGCTCCGGTCGGCCAAATCAGGGGGTTATTCCGGAGGCAAAAATCATAATGGACAATCACAAAGTGAAGATGCAAGAGATAGGTTACACTCTGAAGTTATCAAAGGGTAGTGTTTACACCATCACAAACAAAGATTTTGGTAtggaaaatatgttttctaaatGGTTTCCACGTTTGCT